From Ignavibacteriales bacterium:
CCATACGGTGCTAATATAAGGAAGAAGAGATGGAAAATCGCCCCATGAAATAAGCGAGCGAAGCCGCAATTTCATTCATGAATGGAGTGAAAGACCGGACTAGAACCGAACAAGGAGTGCCCCAATGAAACGGGTTTCCGATCTGACGAGATCGGGCGCCCAGTTCGCCGGCAAAGAAGTATTGGAGTAACCGTCTGGCGAAGTCACACCCCCAGGTCCGGCAAAGTACGGTACGTCTGCTTCCCGGTGGACGAGCTCGATGCGGAAGGTCAAGAAGTCATTTGGCATCCAATCGAGCGTGGTCGAGCAGTCCCATCCATGGAATTGATCGCCTGGATTGGCTGTGAATGGATGCGTTCCGGTCAGTCCTGAATTGATGGCCGGTATCGGATTTGCGTCCCCGGTCGGGTAGAGCACAAGATAGCGTCCCGGGTTGTTGATGTACCCTCCTCCGATCGTCCAGCCCATGTGGTCGTTCGCAAACCAGATACGATTATAGATCATCCCGCTCAGAAAATACTGCCTTGGTCCATCGTTTCCGCTGAACCCACTCACGCCTCCCCCATTTTCGAATCCTGCATCTTGCGTGAAAGAGAAAGCAGCGCGGTTGATGCCCGCTCCCGGGTTGTTCACGTAGCGAATCTCCAGGCTGTTATCGGTATGAAATCGGACGCGATCGGGATGATCCTGGGTATCTGTGCCATAGTAGTTGTTCGAGAGAACCGACAGGGCCTCGGCGGGCCTCCACAGAATCTGACACCCTGCTCCAGGACCGCTGTTGAACTTCGCGTATGATTGCCAGCCGTTCACAAGCCAGAATTCGAGCTTCAATCGATCCGTCGGAAACGCCTGGACCCGAATGCCATTGAAAAACCAGGGCGTGTTGTCGGAGGTGAACGATGGCTGATACGCCCAGTTCTCTGCATTGTAGTATGAGAACAGGCCGACATATGACATGAAAAGACCGGCGTCGACATTAATGCCATGCCAAACATCGAAATGATAGCCCGCGTTCGACTCGCTCAAATAGCGATATGCGTTTGCGAGATCGAACTGCCCATGAAGGACACTGAAATCGTTTCGGGGAACGACTGTCGCCCGAGTTCCTAACTGAAGCAGGACAGAAGCGCGCACGTTGTCATAATGGAAATCACCTCCGATTGCGGCAACTGAAATCTGAAACGTGTTATCGCGTGCAAGAGCCGTCGAACCGACCACAGTCTGATCGATCGGGTGTTGATTGGAGGCCGTATAGTTCACATCAAGAAGAAACCTTCCGGTGAAGTACTTGGAATCAAGCAGTTGGGTGTGCCGGCGGTCGTTCCCGTTGAGCCATGTAAAGTCTCCCCAGGCGAACGGTTCGCTGGCAACCTGTTCTGGAGAAGTTGTCTTTGCAGAATCGGTTTGGCCGAAACAAAGCGACGACATTGAGATCAAAGCAAGAACTAACCTTGTCATATTCCCTTTCTGTGTGATTTTCTAGATGAAGGCATATGCCTATTCTCTGGTTCATTGGATCACATCTGAGCATTGTCAAATACCA
This genomic window contains:
- a CDS encoding outer membrane beta-barrel protein, encoding MTRLVLALISMSSLCFGQTDSAKTTSPEQVASEPFAWGDFTWLNGNDRRHTQLLDSKYFTGRFLLDVNYTASNQHPIDQTVVGSTALARDNTFQISVAAIGGDFHYDNVRASVLLQLGTRATVVPRNDFSVLHGQFDLANAYRYLSESNAGYHFDVWHGINVDAGLFMSYVGLFSYYNAENWAYQPSFTSDNTPWFFNGIRVQAFPTDRLKLEFWLVNGWQSYAKFNSGPGAGCQILWRPAEALSVLSNNYYGTDTQDHPDRVRFHTDNSLEIRYVNNPGAGINRAAFSFTQDAGFENGGGVSGFSGNDGPRQYFLSGMIYNRIWFANDHMGWTIGGGYINNPGRYLVLYPTGDANPIPAINSGLTGTHPFTANPGDQFHGWDCSTTLDWMPNDFLTFRIELVHREADVPYFAGPGGVTSPDGYSNTSLPANWAPDLVRSETRFIGALLVRF